The Hypomesus transpacificus isolate Combined female chromosome 2, fHypTra1, whole genome shotgun sequence genome window below encodes:
- the etv1 gene encoding ETS translocation variant 1 isoform X1: protein MERFNDQQVPYINSNKPQGKKTCNERPANDRKRKFINSDLALDTEELFQDLSQLQETWLAEAQVPDNDEQFVPDFQTENLAFHGLQLKIKKEPHSPCSELGSNCSQDRPFKLQYGEKCLYNISAYEQKQPTGMKPSSPATPPCSTSVSPLHHGSPTAAPTPTPKPDRTYPHLEPSQTLPDSTYAMDHRFRRQLSEPCHSFPSPASMSRDSRPMYHRQMSEPNIPFPLQGFKQEYPDPLYEHPTMVGAPVPPTYPSSMMIKQEPRDFTYDSEVPSCHSVYLRQDGYLAHPNRTEGCMFDKVVRHFYDDTCVVPEKVEGDIKQESGLYREGPTYQRRGSLQLWQFLVALLDDPSNSHFIAWTGRGMEFKLIEPEEVARRWGIQKNRPAMNYDKLSRSLRYYYEKGIMQKVAGERYVYKFVCDPEALFSMAFPDNQRPVLKTDMERQINEEDTVPLSHFDESMAYVQEAPYCNPHPYSEGYVY, encoded by the exons ATGGAGCGATTTAACGACCAACAAGTGCCTTATATTAATTCTAAT AAACCACAAGGGAAAAAGACATGCAACGAGAGACCAGCAAATGACAGAAAAAGGAAATTCATTAACTCTGACCTGGCCCTGGACACTGAAG AACTCTTTCAGGACCTCAGTCAATTGCAGGAGACCTGGCTGGCAGAGG CCCAAGTTCCCGACAATGACGAGCAGTTTGTCCCAGACTTCCAGACTGAAAACT TGGCGTTCCACGGACTGCAGCTGAAGATCAAGAAAGAACCCCACAGCCCATGCTCAGAGTTGGGCTCCAACTGTAGCCAGGATAGGCCCTTCAAACTCCAATATGGAGAGAAGTGCCTGTACAATATCAG TGCCTACGAGCAGAAGCAGCCAACAGGAATGaagccctccagcccagccaccCCCCCCTGCAGCACCTCCGTGTCCCCACTTCACCATGGTTCCCCCACAGCGGCCCCCACCcctacacccaaacctgacagGACATACCCCCACCTAGAGCCCTCCCAGACCCTCCCTGACAGCACCTACGCTATGGACCACAG ATTTCGGCGCCAATTGTCAGAGCCATGCCACTCTTTCCCCTCCCCGGCATCAATGTCACGGGACAGCAGACCCATGTACCACAGACAGATGTCAGAGCCTAACATCCCATTCCCCCTTCAAGGATTCAAGCAGGAGTATCCCGACCCCCTTTATGAGCACCCCACCATGGTTGGTGCCCCTGTCCCGCCAACTTACCCCTCCTCCATGATGATCAAACAGGAGCCTAGAGATTTCACCTATGATTCAG AAGTGCCTAGCTGCCATTCTGTCTACCTAAGGCAAGATGGCTATCTGGCTCACCCCAACAGGACTGAAG GCTGTATGTTTGACAAAGTGGTTAGGCACTTCTACGATGATACCTGCGTGGTCCCCGAAAAGGTTGAAG GTGACATCAAGCAAGAGTCTGGCCTTTATCGTGAGGGACCAACGTACCAGCGCAGAGGGTCACTTCAGCTCTGGCAGTTCCTGGTGGCTCTCTTGGATGACCCTTCCAACTCCCACTTCATCGCTTGGACTGGACGTGGCATGGAGTTCAAGCTAATTGAGCCAGAGGAG GTGGCACGTCGATGGGGTATACAGAAAAATCGACCCGCTATGAACTACGACAAACTCAGCCGATCATTACGCTATTACTACGAGAAGGGAATCATGCAGAAG GTGGCAGGGGAGAGATACGTGTACAAGTTTGTGTGCGATCCAGAGGCTTTGTTTTCCATGGCATTCCCTGACAATCAGCGACCTGTCCTGAAGACAGACATGGAGCGGCAGATCAACGAGGAGGACACAGTGCCACTGTCACACTTTGACGAGAGCATGGCATACGTGCAGGAAGCGCCCTACTGCAACCCTCACCCCTACAGCGAGGGCTACGTTTATTAA
- the etv1 gene encoding ETS translocation variant 1 isoform X2, translating to MLQDLSASVFFPPCLQHRSFAQVPDNDEQFVPDFQTENLAFHGLQLKIKKEPHSPCSELGSNCSQDRPFKLQYGEKCLYNISAYEQKQPTGMKPSSPATPPCSTSVSPLHHGSPTAAPTPTPKPDRTYPHLEPSQTLPDSTYAMDHRFRRQLSEPCHSFPSPASMSRDSRPMYHRQMSEPNIPFPLQGFKQEYPDPLYEHPTMVGAPVPPTYPSSMMIKQEPRDFTYDSEVPSCHSVYLRQDGYLAHPNRTEGCMFDKVVRHFYDDTCVVPEKVEGDIKQESGLYREGPTYQRRGSLQLWQFLVALLDDPSNSHFIAWTGRGMEFKLIEPEEVARRWGIQKNRPAMNYDKLSRSLRYYYEKGIMQKVAGERYVYKFVCDPEALFSMAFPDNQRPVLKTDMERQINEEDTVPLSHFDESMAYVQEAPYCNPHPYSEGYVY from the exons ATGCTTCAGGATTTAAGTGCAAGTGTCTTTTTTCCACCCTGCCTACAACACCGAAGTTTTG CCCAAGTTCCCGACAATGACGAGCAGTTTGTCCCAGACTTCCAGACTGAAAACT TGGCGTTCCACGGACTGCAGCTGAAGATCAAGAAAGAACCCCACAGCCCATGCTCAGAGTTGGGCTCCAACTGTAGCCAGGATAGGCCCTTCAAACTCCAATATGGAGAGAAGTGCCTGTACAATATCAG TGCCTACGAGCAGAAGCAGCCAACAGGAATGaagccctccagcccagccaccCCCCCCTGCAGCACCTCCGTGTCCCCACTTCACCATGGTTCCCCCACAGCGGCCCCCACCcctacacccaaacctgacagGACATACCCCCACCTAGAGCCCTCCCAGACCCTCCCTGACAGCACCTACGCTATGGACCACAG ATTTCGGCGCCAATTGTCAGAGCCATGCCACTCTTTCCCCTCCCCGGCATCAATGTCACGGGACAGCAGACCCATGTACCACAGACAGATGTCAGAGCCTAACATCCCATTCCCCCTTCAAGGATTCAAGCAGGAGTATCCCGACCCCCTTTATGAGCACCCCACCATGGTTGGTGCCCCTGTCCCGCCAACTTACCCCTCCTCCATGATGATCAAACAGGAGCCTAGAGATTTCACCTATGATTCAG AAGTGCCTAGCTGCCATTCTGTCTACCTAAGGCAAGATGGCTATCTGGCTCACCCCAACAGGACTGAAG GCTGTATGTTTGACAAAGTGGTTAGGCACTTCTACGATGATACCTGCGTGGTCCCCGAAAAGGTTGAAG GTGACATCAAGCAAGAGTCTGGCCTTTATCGTGAGGGACCAACGTACCAGCGCAGAGGGTCACTTCAGCTCTGGCAGTTCCTGGTGGCTCTCTTGGATGACCCTTCCAACTCCCACTTCATCGCTTGGACTGGACGTGGCATGGAGTTCAAGCTAATTGAGCCAGAGGAG GTGGCACGTCGATGGGGTATACAGAAAAATCGACCCGCTATGAACTACGACAAACTCAGCCGATCATTACGCTATTACTACGAGAAGGGAATCATGCAGAAG GTGGCAGGGGAGAGATACGTGTACAAGTTTGTGTGCGATCCAGAGGCTTTGTTTTCCATGGCATTCCCTGACAATCAGCGACCTGTCCTGAAGACAGACATGGAGCGGCAGATCAACGAGGAGGACACAGTGCCACTGTCACACTTTGACGAGAGCATGGCATACGTGCAGGAAGCGCCCTACTGCAACCCTCACCCCTACAGCGAGGGCTACGTTTATTAA
- the etv1 gene encoding ETS translocation variant 1 isoform X3, which yields MKPSSPATPPCSTSVSPLHHGSPTAAPTPTPKPDRTYPHLEPSQTLPDSTYAMDHRFRRQLSEPCHSFPSPASMSRDSRPMYHRQMSEPNIPFPLQGFKQEYPDPLYEHPTMVGAPVPPTYPSSMMIKQEPRDFTYDSEVPSCHSVYLRQDGYLAHPNRTEGCMFDKVVRHFYDDTCVVPEKVEGDIKQESGLYREGPTYQRRGSLQLWQFLVALLDDPSNSHFIAWTGRGMEFKLIEPEEVARRWGIQKNRPAMNYDKLSRSLRYYYEKGIMQKVAGERYVYKFVCDPEALFSMAFPDNQRPVLKTDMERQINEEDTVPLSHFDESMAYVQEAPYCNPHPYSEGYVY from the exons ATGaagccctccagcccagccaccCCCCCCTGCAGCACCTCCGTGTCCCCACTTCACCATGGTTCCCCCACAGCGGCCCCCACCcctacacccaaacctgacagGACATACCCCCACCTAGAGCCCTCCCAGACCCTCCCTGACAGCACCTACGCTATGGACCACAG ATTTCGGCGCCAATTGTCAGAGCCATGCCACTCTTTCCCCTCCCCGGCATCAATGTCACGGGACAGCAGACCCATGTACCACAGACAGATGTCAGAGCCTAACATCCCATTCCCCCTTCAAGGATTCAAGCAGGAGTATCCCGACCCCCTTTATGAGCACCCCACCATGGTTGGTGCCCCTGTCCCGCCAACTTACCCCTCCTCCATGATGATCAAACAGGAGCCTAGAGATTTCACCTATGATTCAG AAGTGCCTAGCTGCCATTCTGTCTACCTAAGGCAAGATGGCTATCTGGCTCACCCCAACAGGACTGAAG GCTGTATGTTTGACAAAGTGGTTAGGCACTTCTACGATGATACCTGCGTGGTCCCCGAAAAGGTTGAAG GTGACATCAAGCAAGAGTCTGGCCTTTATCGTGAGGGACCAACGTACCAGCGCAGAGGGTCACTTCAGCTCTGGCAGTTCCTGGTGGCTCTCTTGGATGACCCTTCCAACTCCCACTTCATCGCTTGGACTGGACGTGGCATGGAGTTCAAGCTAATTGAGCCAGAGGAG GTGGCACGTCGATGGGGTATACAGAAAAATCGACCCGCTATGAACTACGACAAACTCAGCCGATCATTACGCTATTACTACGAGAAGGGAATCATGCAGAAG GTGGCAGGGGAGAGATACGTGTACAAGTTTGTGTGCGATCCAGAGGCTTTGTTTTCCATGGCATTCCCTGACAATCAGCGACCTGTCCTGAAGACAGACATGGAGCGGCAGATCAACGAGGAGGACACAGTGCCACTGTCACACTTTGACGAGAGCATGGCATACGTGCAGGAAGCGCCCTACTGCAACCCTCACCCCTACAGCGAGGGCTACGTTTATTAA